The following are from one region of the Bacteroidota bacterium genome:
- the queA gene encoding tRNA preQ1(34) S-adenosylmethionine ribosyltransferase-isomerase QueA, producing MKLSEFSVEIPDSLIANYPTEPRDGCRLMVCHLKDKRIEHRTFRDILEYFDEGDVMILNDTKVFPARLLGKKEKTGASIEVFLLRELNKRAKLWDVLVDPARKIRVGNKLFFGENELVAEVVDNTTSRGRTIRFLFDGTDEELNQMIDTLGKTPIPPYISREVEDRDRDDYQTIYAKHVGAVAAPTAGLHFTRELLKRFELKGVEQVQITLHTGLGTFQPVEVEDLSKHRMDSEYFEIDEKICEIVNAAKVRRNKVLAVGTTTMRALESSVSAGRMLKPQKGWTDRFIYPPYDFNIANAMLTNFHRPKSTLMMMVSAFMGYDFMMKCYEEAVKEEYRFFSYGDAMLIID from the coding sequence ATGAAGCTCTCCGAATTTTCTGTAGAAATTCCAGATTCACTGATCGCCAATTATCCAACGGAACCCCGCGACGGGTGCCGGTTGATGGTCTGTCATTTGAAGGACAAGCGCATCGAGCATAGGACCTTCAGGGACATCTTGGAGTACTTTGACGAAGGCGATGTCATGATCCTCAACGACACCAAGGTGTTTCCTGCGCGCCTTCTCGGCAAAAAGGAAAAAACCGGTGCCTCGATCGAGGTATTCCTCCTCAGGGAATTGAACAAGCGTGCCAAACTTTGGGACGTCTTGGTCGATCCAGCGCGCAAAATTCGTGTCGGAAATAAACTGTTCTTCGGTGAGAATGAACTTGTTGCCGAAGTTGTTGACAATACGACTTCAAGAGGCCGCACGATTCGCTTCCTGTTTGACGGAACTGACGAGGAGTTGAATCAGATGATTGACACTCTCGGTAAAACGCCGATTCCTCCCTACATCAGCAGGGAAGTTGAGGACCGCGACCGTGATGATTATCAGACAATTTACGCCAAACATGTTGGCGCAGTTGCAGCACCCACCGCAGGTCTGCACTTCACAAGGGAGCTTCTGAAGCGCTTCGAATTGAAGGGTGTCGAGCAGGTGCAAATCACGCTCCACACGGGCTTGGGCACCTTCCAACCTGTCGAAGTTGAAGATCTGAGCAAACACCGCATGGACTCGGAGTATTTCGAGATCGATGAGAAGATTTGCGAGATCGTGAATGCTGCCAAAGTGCGTCGCAACAAAGTGCTTGCCGTCGGCACTACTACCATGCGTGCCTTGGAAAGTTCGGTATCAGCGGGCAGAATGCTGAAACCACAAAAAGGATGGACCGACCGGTTCATCTATCCACCTTATGATTTCAACATCGCCAACGCGATGCTCACGAACTTCCACCGTCCAAAATCGACTTTGATGATGATGGTTTCGGCCTTTATGGGCTACGACTTCATGATGAAATGCTACGAAGAGGCGGTCAAGGAAGAATATCGTTTCTTCAGCTATGGCGACGCCATGCTGATCATCGACTAA
- a CDS encoding 2-C-methyl-D-erythritol 4-phosphate cytidylyltransferase, translated as MAAAAISPVQKFALVVAGGTGTRMGAGMPKQMLPLKERAVLAHTLDRFLSFDPEIQIVSVLHPSLADSWSAFLDWHFGAVESPRLHICLGGAERSESVQNGLHQIRDMVGEGRALVAIHDGVRPFVNHRILSEGFALAEEKGNAVAVVPVKSSMRMKTENGSKAVERDLFYHVQTPQIFFLDEILTCYNERGNAIFTDDASLAESQGMTIQMYLGSYDNLKITTPEDLLLAERLLERGDW; from the coding sequence ATGGCCGCTGCAGCCATCTCCCCTGTTCAGAAGTTTGCCTTGGTGGTTGCGGGCGGTACGGGTACGCGCATGGGCGCGGGTATGCCCAAGCAAATGCTGCCCCTCAAAGAACGCGCAGTTTTAGCGCATACGCTGGATCGATTTTTGTCGTTTGATCCTGAAATTCAGATTGTTTCTGTATTGCATCCATCTTTGGCAGACAGTTGGTCTGCCTTTCTGGATTGGCATTTTGGGGCCGTCGAAAGTCCACGTTTGCATATTTGTCTCGGCGGGGCAGAGCGTAGCGAGTCCGTTCAAAACGGTCTTCATCAAATTCGTGATATGGTTGGCGAAGGCCGGGCATTGGTTGCGATTCATGACGGCGTTCGGCCATTTGTGAACCATCGGATACTCTCTGAAGGTTTTGCCTTGGCCGAGGAAAAAGGAAATGCTGTTGCCGTGGTCCCCGTCAAATCATCGATGCGCATGAAGACGGAAAATGGCAGCAAGGCCGTCGAAAGGGATCTCTTTTACCATGTACAAACGCCTCAAATCTTCTTTCTCGACGAAATCCTGACTTGCTACAACGAGCGCGGGAATGCCATTTTTACCGACGATGCCAGTTTGGCAGAATCGCAAGGAATGACCATTCAAATGTACTTGGGTAGCTATGACAACCTGAAAATCACCACGCCTGAAGACCTTTTGCTTGCAGAGCGCCTGCTGGAGCGCGGCGACTGGTAA
- a CDS encoding cation transporter, protein MGAFLRKSLVWGFFGFVLAGGVFAQKQAVFKVSGPCMACGADRILGVVKGLDGVRSAKFDPNSSMLTVDFDPVAASVIDMQLELSLKGYDAGDFTRDAGASLPECARGGMRGDQANEEVEDLELDDIEGLETDTDWENPDAFEIVGSSDDDDLDLLNEELEEDEDLSTFVNGGDDDLIPGVDEDLEEDDSDE, encoded by the coding sequence ATGGGTGCCTTTTTGAGAAAATCGTTGGTTTGGGGCTTTTTTGGATTCGTGTTGGCTGGCGGGGTTTTTGCCCAAAAGCAAGCAGTTTTCAAGGTTTCCGGGCCATGTATGGCTTGTGGAGCTGACCGCATTCTCGGGGTTGTGAAGGGTTTGGATGGCGTGCGTTCCGCGAAATTTGACCCCAACTCCTCCATGCTCACCGTGGATTTTGATCCCGTGGCAGCGAGTGTGATCGACATGCAGCTTGAGTTGAGCTTGAAAGGTTATGATGCTGGCGACTTCACACGCGACGCGGGTGCGAGCCTGCCCGAGTGTGCCCGTGGTGGCATGCGTGGAGATCAAGCCAATGAAGAGGTCGAAGACCTTGAATTGGATGACATTGAAGGACTGGAAACGGATACGGACTGGGAAAACCCAGACGCGTTCGAGATTGTTGGCTCCTCCGATGATGACGATCTTGACCTGTTGAACGAAGAACTTGAAGAAGATGAAGATCTCTCCACGTTTGTCAATGGCGGCGACGATGACCTGATCCCTGGAGTGGATGAGGATTTGGAAGAGGATGATTCAGATGAATGA
- the ftsY gene encoding signal recognition particle-docking protein FtsY, with protein sequence MGIFGFFSKKENKENLDQGLEKTKTSFFSKISKALVGKSRIDEEVLDELEDVLIASDVGVDTTIKIIERIRVRVAKEKYTSTNELDFLLRDEIAKMLEENQQKSDADFMVPKIVENGVKKPYIIMVVGVNGVGKTTTIGKLAHQFKQRGYSVVLGAADTFRAAAVDQLKIWSNRVGVPIVERGMNVNPSSVAFDAVAEGMKMDADVVIIDTAGRLQTKLNLMAELSNIKRAMAKPLASAPHEVLLVLDASTGQNAIMQAKAFTEATEVTALALTKLDGTAKGGVVIGICDQFRIPVRYIGVGEGMDHLQVFQPKEFVDSMFKGN encoded by the coding sequence ATGGGCATTTTTGGTTTCTTCAGCAAGAAGGAAAACAAGGAAAATCTTGATCAGGGGCTTGAAAAAACCAAGACCTCCTTTTTTTCAAAGATAAGCAAGGCTTTGGTCGGCAAATCCCGTATCGACGAGGAAGTGCTCGACGAATTGGAGGACGTCCTGATTGCCAGCGACGTCGGTGTTGATACAACGATCAAGATCATCGAGCGCATCCGCGTGCGTGTCGCGAAGGAGAAATATACCAGTACCAACGAGCTTGATTTCCTCCTGCGCGATGAAATCGCCAAGATGCTGGAAGAGAATCAACAGAAGTCGGATGCGGACTTCATGGTTCCAAAGATTGTCGAAAACGGGGTCAAAAAGCCGTATATCATCATGGTGGTCGGCGTGAATGGCGTGGGTAAAACCACCACCATCGGAAAACTTGCCCATCAATTTAAACAACGCGGATACAGCGTCGTCTTGGGCGCAGCGGATACTTTCAGGGCTGCCGCCGTCGATCAACTCAAGATTTGGAGCAACCGTGTCGGCGTCCCGATTGTGGAACGCGGCATGAATGTGAATCCCTCCTCGGTAGCTTTTGATGCCGTGGCTGAAGGAATGAAGATGGATGCCGACGTGGTGATCATCGACACCGCAGGGCGTTTGCAGACCAAGCTGAATTTGATGGCTGAGCTATCCAATATCAAGCGGGCAATGGCAAAACCCTTGGCTTCCGCGCCGCACGAGGTTTTGCTCGTGCTCGATGCCTCTACCGGTCAGAATGCCATCATGCAGGCCAAGGCCTTTACAGAGGCTACCGAGGTGACGGCACTTGCCCTCACAAAGTTGGATGGCACTGCAAAAGGCGGTGTTGTGATCGGCATTTGTGACCAATTTCGCATTCCAGTACGCTACATCGGCGTAGGCGAAGGCATGGACCACTTGCAAGTTTTCCAGCCCAAAGAATTTGTGGATTCGATGTTCAAAGGCAACTGA